The Oscillatoria acuminata PCC 6304 genomic interval GGGTTCAAAATCCGGCGTTTCAGTTAAGTGGGGCTGTTGATGCTGATATTCCACTGCATTATAGGTTAAGCAGCGATCGACATAGTGGCAGTTTACGCAAATACACATCGTAAACACTCCATACGGCTTTTTTGTTACTCTAACGTAATCAGCACAGATATTGCCCACCCGGTAGGTTGATTTTTTTATGAAACAAGGCGAATCTATTCGTGCTCTGGGTCCCGAAACTTGGCCGTTTAGCGTGGAAATGCTACCTGCGGATGCCTATCTCGTCGGCGGTTCGGTCCGAGATGCCTTGCTGGAACGGCAGTCCCCCTATTTGGATTTGGATTTTGTCTTACCCGGGTATGCGATTAAAATCGCCAAGCAGATTGCCGATCGCTATAAAGCAGGGTTTGTGGTCCTCGATGATGAACGCAAAATCGCCCGGGTGGTGTTTCCCCATGCCACGGTGGATTTTGCCAAGCAGGAAGGGATGACCCTAGAGGCAGATTTACAACGCCGGGATTTTACGATTAATGCGATCGCCTACCATCCCAAAACCGGGCAAATTGTAGACCCTCTGAACGGACGGGAAGACTTACAAAACCGCACAATTCGGATGATTTCCCCCACGAATCTCGCTGATGACCCCCTGCGTTTGTTGCGCGGTTATCGGCAGGCAGCGCAATTGGGTTTTACCCTGGAACCTCAAACCCAAGCAGCAATCCGACAATTAGCGCCCTTGTTGCGTCAGGTGGCAGCAGAACGGGTGAATACTGAGTTATGGTATCTCCTCAACCGGAGGGGGGGAAGTGCTCATCTGGTGGCAGCATGGGAGGATGGTTTGTTGCGCTATTGGTTGCCTGATGCCACAAAAGATTCCCTAGCTATTTTAACTCGGATTGATGAGGCAGCGATGCAATTGGGGGGAAAATGGCCGCAGTTGGGGGAAGAATTTTTGTTGGATTTGCGAGCAACTTTAAGGATTTCCGGATATTTAGGAATTGCCAAATTAGTCTGTTTGTTACCCTTAGAACCGGGTAAAGCAGAAGCGCAATTAATGCGATTAAAGTTGAGTCGGGTAGAAATTAAAGCAACGATTCAGGTGATAAAAAGTTGGCAGTTAATCCACCAGCAACCGGAGTTGACAGACTGGACGGTGCGATCGCATTATTTTCTGTTTCGTCAGGTGGGGTCGCTGTTTCCCTCCTTAGCGGCAATGGCGATCGCCTCGGGAATTTCTTTGGAGACCCTAAGCAATGCCGTTGAACGCTATTTGAACCCCGAAGACTTGGCAGCACATCCGAAAGTTCTGATTACGGGAACCGATTTAATGGACGAATTGGGGATTCCTCGGGGTCCGCAAATTGGCGAGATTTTAAATCAAATTCAGTTAGCAACGGTGGAGGGGGAGATTTCGACGAGGGAAGAGGCGATCGCATTAGCTGATGAAATCAGGCGATCTATTCGATGATTCACTGAACCCCAGGTAAAGGATTAGAAACCGGGTTTCTTGCCTAAATTTATGGCAATTAACAGCAATTGAGTTAAGAAACCCGGTTTCTGGCCCCAGGTAAAGGATTAGAAATCTCCTACCTTGATCCCGGATTGACACAATGCTACATCAATTCCATATTCCTCTAAATCCTCTGGAGTTAAACAGTAGAGGTCCATTTCTTGTAACCCAGAATAAATCTGGTCTAATAATGGCCAAACCCGGGCATTTTTATCCCGGGAGGCGGTGATGACGCTTTTTCCATCGGGGGAAAAATAGGCGGAGTTGACCCCTTCCGTATGTCCAGTTAAAGTGTAAATTAATTTGCCCTTTTTGTCCCAAATTTTAGCAGTTTTATCCTGAGAAGCGGTGAGTAAATAGTCTCCAGTTTCGGAAAATTCCCCACTACAAACATTGTCTGCATGACCTTTAATATTTACCAGAATTTTACCGTCTAAATCCCACAGTTTTGCCGTTTGGTCTGCGGAGGTGGTGAGTAAGGTTTGGCTATCCGGGGCAAATTGGACGCAGTTGACGGCTTTCTTATGTCCGGATAAAACTTTAACTAATTGCCCAGTTTCAAAATTCCACAGTCTGACGGTTTTATCATGAGATGCCGTGGCAATATATTGATTGTCCCGAGACATATCGAGGCCATTGACTTGTTGCTGATGGGATTTTGTTGGGTCGGATTCGTTTAAATTTTTGACCCAATTTCCCTCTCGGTCCCAGACTTTACCTTGACCGCCAAAGTCGCAGGTGATAATATAGTTTCCGTCATAGGAATAGCGGGCATTGGTCGCACCGCACCAGCCATCGGCTGTACAATTTTCATCATGTTCCCCGGTCCAGGCGTTGATAATTTGACCTGTTTCAATCTCCCAGATCCGAATAGTATAGTCGGTTCCGGTGGTGACGAATCGTTTGCCATCGGGAGAAATATCCAGGGAATAAATTCGGTTGTTGCCATAGTAATCGGGACCGCATCCGGTATAAGTTTTTAGTAATTGATGAGTTTGAGCATCCCAGAGTTTGACCGTCATATCGTTACTGGCGGTTAAAATTTGACTGCCATCGGGAGTGAATTTTGCCGAAATTACATTTTGTTCGTGGCCGAATGAGGGACTGTTGATGGGGGATTGGATGTTCCAAATTTTAGCGGTGCGATCGACTGAAGCAGTCAGCAACGAGTGACCATCGGGAGAAAACTGCACGGAATTAATCCCGGATTCATGACCTTCAAAATTTAGCAGTAAATTCCCCTGTAAATCCCAGAGTTTCGCCCGACTATCGGCGGATCCGGTGACGATCAACTGACCATCGGGAGAAAAGGCAACGGACTGAATAGAGTCTTGGTGACGGAGCACTTTGCGTTTGTTTCCTTGTCGATCCCAAATAATGGCCCTTTTGTCACTGGAGGCGGTTACAAATAAACGGCCATCGGGGGAAAACACCACTTGATTGACATCCCCACGATGGTCTTCTAAAACTTTGATGAGGTTGCCTTGAATATCCCAGATTTTGGCCGTAAAATCCTTAGAAGTCGTCACTAACCATTGACTATCGGGAGAAAAGGCGGCACAGGTAATCCCCCATTCCCAGCTATGCTGTTTTTTGGAAGAGGCTGTATCTAGGCCGAGGGTGGCGATCGCCTGACCCTGTTTGTCATACAGTCGGGCGCTACTATCTCGCCATAACCCACAGGTGACAAAGTATTCTCCATTGGGCGAAAAGCTCACCGACCCCACTACGTCCTGATGATCGTTGAGTTTTTTGCGGAGATTGCCGTTGCCATCCCAAATAATCGCGCTATAGTCGGCAGAGACAGTCACAATGGTTTGGTCATCGGGGGAAAACGCCACATGGTTGACATTGGTCCAACCCTGACCGGGCGCTGTGGTGTGACCCATCAGGTCTTTAATATAATTTCCCTCACTATCCCACAGTTTTACCCGGCGCTCATCTCCAACGGTAATAATTTTAGACCCATCATGGGAAAAAGCAGCACTGCGGATCGGACTCCCTTGGTCCAGTTCCTTCAGCAATTGGCCCCGACTATCCCACAGTTTGGCGGTGTCATCCTCTTGAGGAACGGTCAAAATTTTACTCCCATCGGGGGCATAAATCGCCCGACTCACGGGAGCATTTTGGGGAAGATTGGCCCGATACAAACCGGCGCGATTGGCAATCATGGTATAATATGCCTCACTCAGAGCTTGGGAAACCTGGGGAAGGTTATGGGCGCAGTCGAGACCATAAGCAGTCTGGGCCATTCGCAAGGCTTTTGTGAGGTCTTTGGTGAGTAAATCCTGGACGACGAAAACCAGGTTACGCGCTTCTTTTTCCTGGATCTGGCGATCGCGCCAGTAAATGCAGGCATCTAAATAATCTTGCTCAACTTGGTTCAATGGCAACAACGCGCGATCGCGCAGTTGTTGTGCATCCTCCAATCGTCCCCCGCGATGCAGCAGATAACTATCATCGGTAATGGATTGACCATGCCGTTCCCACTCTAAGGCCGCTTGGCGGATACTCTCCCGCAGTTGCAAATATACTCGGTCTTCATCTAACCAATTATTTAACCTTGGCCAGTGGCGGATTAACGCTTCGTGAGCAACTTCTACCTGCTCTTTTTGAGTCGCCGGATTCACACTCGTCACCACCAATCGCGCCTCTTCCCCGGCCAACCGTTGTACCAGCTTTTTTGTATCCCGGAAGGTTCCGCCTGCTGGCACTAATTCCTCCAATGTTACCCGCCGTCGAGTATCCAAGCGTTTCTCTCCCGGTATCGCACTGTCATCTAACCGGGTTAAGCGCACAAAGATATTCCGGACTTGAGTTTGTTCCAGTGGGGATAAACTGTGATAGAGTCGGTCCGCCGTTTGGGCGATCGCCTGACTCACTCCCCCGAGTTCTCGATATTCCTCACAGCGTAACCAGCGCCCCTGTCGTCGTTTCCACAGTTCCAGTAACAGATGTTGCAACAGCGGCATCGCCCCCGGTTCTCCCCGGACCTCATCCAGAATGGAATTACTCAAGTCTGCTTCAAAGCGCAATCCCACTTTTGCTGCCTGCATCTCCATCGATCGCCGCAACTCTGTGAGATCCATCGGTCCAATCAGTTCTTGTCGTTGCTGCATCCGTTCTTTGAGTTGGGGGTACGGCGCAACCTCGCCCCAAAAGTCTGCCCGCATGGTGACTACAACCGGATGTTTTTGCGTCAGGGACAGGAGGCGATCAATAAATTCCAGGCGATCGCTGTTGTTACTACACAAGGTGAACAGTTCCTCAAATTGGTCTACCACCAACACAAACGGCTGATCCTGCACCTTGCCTAACGTCGTTTCCAGTTGTACCATAGGCTCGGTACTAGGCGTCATATAGGCCATTTGTAGTCCCTGTTTCTGCGTCTGAAGTGCGGGAATCAGTCCTGCCAGAACCACCGAGGATTTCCCACTCCCGGAAGGGCCCAGAACCGCCAGGAAGTTACTTTGAGCTAATTTATTTTGCAACTTTTGAATCAGCAATTCTCGACCAAAGAAAAATTCCTCATCTTTTGGGCGAAAGGCATTCAATCCGCGAAATGGACAGCGTGAATCATAGAGGGGGGGAGTTTTGCCCAATGCTAAGGCATTGAAACTCAGTTCCACCGCGCGATCGCACAGGGTGTTAATCTCACTTAACCCTTGATATCGTTCCTGACGCCCTTGGAGGTTCAAAACCACTGCCTCTGCCCCGAGGGTCCTTTCTAGGATGGTTTTTTGGGCCTGGAATTCGGGAATCAGGACCGGC includes:
- a CDS encoding CCA tRNA nucleotidyltransferase, whose translation is MKQGESIRALGPETWPFSVEMLPADAYLVGGSVRDALLERQSPYLDLDFVLPGYAIKIAKQIADRYKAGFVVLDDERKIARVVFPHATVDFAKQEGMTLEADLQRRDFTINAIAYHPKTGQIVDPLNGREDLQNRTIRMISPTNLADDPLRLLRGYRQAAQLGFTLEPQTQAAIRQLAPLLRQVAAERVNTELWYLLNRRGGSAHLVAAWEDGLLRYWLPDATKDSLAILTRIDEAAMQLGGKWPQLGEEFLLDLRATLRISGYLGIAKLVCLLPLEPGKAEAQLMRLKLSRVEIKATIQVIKSWQLIHQQPELTDWTVRSHYFLFRQVGSLFPSLAAMAIASGISLETLSNAVERYLNPEDLAAHPKVLITGTDLMDELGIPRGPQIGEILNQIQLATVEGEISTREEAIALADEIRRSIR
- a CDS encoding eIF2A-related protein, producing the protein MNVFEITIQRKNADRWPIVVKYSRSQQLLPQRSEGLLQLTPETLQELIRLQKRPRDYGRTLGAALFQDEIRDAFVGALYESEEPLRVLLFIEATDLEVRTLRWERLCAPIDDTWRLLATNQRVLLSLYIPAITERRFPPIGNRDLRALVLVASPDSLDRFRLAPFDVQNAVDGVKQALGEIPCDVLAHLPGAVGLPTLDALCEQLTKRETRYSLLHFVCHGKAIAGGETVLYWANAQNQVEPVTATRLLQRLADLNGPKGLPHFTFLCSCETASPDAEAGLGGLGQRLVRELGMPAAIAMSEPVTVKTALALTGSFYQQLRQSGQVDLALCEATAGLAERDDITVPALFSRLGGRPLFSDNLDRDLTSAEIEYGLNRLQTLLQERSPVLIPEFQAQKTILERTLGAEAVVLNLQGRQERYQGLSEINTLCDRAVELSFNALALGKTPPLYDSRCPFRGLNAFRPKDEEFFFGRELLIQKLQNKLAQSNFLAVLGPSGSGKSSVVLAGLIPALQTQKQGLQMAYMTPSTEPMVQLETTLGKVQDQPFVLVVDQFEELFTLCSNNSDRLEFIDRLLSLTQKHPVVVTMRADFWGEVAPYPQLKERMQQRQELIGPMDLTELRRSMEMQAAKVGLRFEADLSNSILDEVRGEPGAMPLLQHLLLELWKRRQGRWLRCEEYRELGGVSQAIAQTADRLYHSLSPLEQTQVRNIFVRLTRLDDSAIPGEKRLDTRRRVTLEELVPAGGTFRDTKKLVQRLAGEEARLVVTSVNPATQKEQVEVAHEALIRHWPRLNNWLDEDRVYLQLRESIRQAALEWERHGQSITDDSYLLHRGGRLEDAQQLRDRALLPLNQVEQDYLDACIYWRDRQIQEKEARNLVFVVQDLLTKDLTKALRMAQTAYGLDCAHNLPQVSQALSEAYYTMIANRAGLYRANLPQNAPVSRAIYAPDGSKILTVPQEDDTAKLWDSRGQLLKELDQGSPIRSAAFSHDGSKIITVGDERRVKLWDSEGNYIKDLMGHTTAPGQGWTNVNHVAFSPDDQTIVTVSADYSAIIWDGNGNLRKKLNDHQDVVGSVSFSPNGEYFVTCGLWRDSSARLYDKQGQAIATLGLDTASSKKQHSWEWGITCAAFSPDSQWLVTTSKDFTAKIWDIQGNLIKVLEDHRGDVNQVVFSPDGRLFVTASSDKRAIIWDRQGNKRKVLRHQDSIQSVAFSPDGQLIVTGSADSRAKLWDLQGNLLLNFEGHESGINSVQFSPDGHSLLTASVDRTAKIWNIQSPINSPSFGHEQNVISAKFTPDGSQILTASNDMTVKLWDAQTHQLLKTYTGCGPDYYGNNRIYSLDISPDGKRFVTTGTDYTIRIWEIETGQIINAWTGEHDENCTADGWCGATNARYSYDGNYIITCDFGGQGKVWDREGNWVKNLNESDPTKSHQQQVNGLDMSRDNQYIATASHDKTVRLWNFETGQLVKVLSGHKKAVNCVQFAPDSQTLLTTSADQTAKLWDLDGKILVNIKGHADNVCSGEFSETGDYLLTASQDKTAKIWDKKGKLIYTLTGHTEGVNSAYFSPDGKSVITASRDKNARVWPLLDQIYSGLQEMDLYCLTPEDLEEYGIDVALCQSGIKVGDF